Part of the Candidatus Zixiibacteriota bacterium genome, CTCGGCGCGCGCTACATGGCCGCCGCCGGCTTCGACCCCGAGGGCGCGCTGGGTTTCCTCAAGACGCTCGACCAGGAGCGCGCGCTCAGCCCCATCGACGTCCCGAGCTACATGCTGACGCACCCGGTCACTCAGGAGCGCCTTGCCAACATCGAGCTGGTCATTCGCTCGCTCGGGGATACCCGGCCGAAGGCTCCGGACCCCGATCCGTTGAAGAAAATCCAGCTGATTCTCCGGATGGAGCGGGATGCCGACAAGGCGCTGGCGGAGCAGGAGAAGCAGGTTCGCGAAAACCCCAGGAGCGCCTCCGCCCTCCATTTGCTCGGCTTTGCCTACTTTTTGAAAGGGAATATGGCCGCGGCGCGGGAAAACTATGAGAAGGCGCAGCGACTCGAGCCCGGCAATCCCGCCCTGGAAAGGGATCTGGGGCGCCTGTATACCCGGATCGGGGACTACGCCGCCGCCCGGGCTGCGTTCGACCGGGCGATCGCCGCCGAACCGAAAAACGCGCTTACCTACCTCTTTCTTGGGGAGCTTTACGAGAAGGAAAACGACCTGAGAAATGCGGCGGGCGCCTATCTGAACGCGTCTAACCTCGCCCCTCTGTGGGAGAAGCCGCCGCAGCGTCTGAGCGCGGTCTACGGGAAGCTCGACCGGCTCGGCGACGCCTACTATTACCTCGGCCGCTCCTACGCGCTTCAGGACGAGGACGAGCTCGCGATCGCCAACTTCGAAAAAGCCGTCAAGGCGCTGGGCGGGCAGTCTCCCCGCGCCCAGCTGATCCGCGACGAGCTCCAGCGCCTCAGAACGCGCAAACGGTGATCAGTCCTGGTTCTGCGTGCCCGGAAAAGGATAGACCTTGCCTGCGGCGGAACGGCTGTACTTTTCTTCCCGCCTGAGCAGGACCTCGCGCAGATAATCGGGGTCGAACCCCAGCAGATCGCAGATGTTGGTGAACGAAAAGAGCCAATCGGTGCCCCGATCCTCGATCCACTCCAAGGCATTCTGGTACTGAATCCGGCCGGAGCTGCTCCGAGCGCCGCGATACTTGTCGAGGCACTCCACCGCGTCCTTCAGAATAGCGATCATCAACCGCTTTTCGCCTTCGAGCTTTCGGGAAAGACCGCTGGTGCCGTAGAACTGCGAGGGGAGAAAAACGTCGGGCTCGAGAATCCTTGCGAGGAAATCGTCGTACATCTGAAGAGTTTCTCCTGGCTAAAGTTGAATCGTCATAAATAGCACGGACCGGCTCCGAATGCAACCGAAAAATCGCACGATACGGAAATTTGCGAACGGCGCGGAAAGCGCCCTTCGAAAGGCCGCGCGGCCCGCTTCGGCAGGCACGCCGCGTCGCCCGTCAGATGTTTTCCATCAAACCGGCCAGGCGGGTCTTGGCGACGTTATGGTCCCAGATCTTCTGCACGACCGCATCCCTGCGTCGCCCTTTCATCACTCTCCGGGTCTCGTCGTCGGTGTAAACGCGCACTGCCCCGAGAAGCGACGCTTTGTAGAAGCGGGCGGCGGCCTCTTCGAGATCAATGCATGCCGCAAACGTCCATTCGATCGACTGTCCCACGACCATCGACCCGTGGCCCCTGAGGATC contains:
- a CDS encoding M48 family metalloprotease; the encoded protein is MPPPLGRRPPWIRRWASALAVVLSFASCAPYRAPAPAIPGITPPAEDEDVRISREFRREARKHLRLVNDPEVERYIDDVGRRILAAMGPQPFEYRFFVVDEAQLNAFAVPGGSIYFYAGLIERAKSTSEIAGVMGHEIVHVKGRHMARSAGPDAVSLLSLLGMILLARSGGAAAQAAGAVGQAISATRQIAYGRQLEMEADTLGARYMAAAGFDPEGALGFLKTLDQERALSPIDVPSYMLTHPVTQERLANIELVIRSLGDTRPKAPDPDPLKKIQLILRMERDADKALAEQEKQVRENPRSASALHLLGFAYFLKGNMAAARENYEKAQRLEPGNPALERDLGRLYTRIGDYAAARAAFDRAIAAEPKNALTYLFLGELYEKENDLRNAAGAYLNASNLAPLWEKPPQRLSAVYGKLDRLGDAYYYLGRSYALQDEDELAIANFEKAVKALGGQSPRAQLIRDELQRLRTRKR